A portion of the Cervus canadensis isolate Bull #8, Minnesota chromosome 26, ASM1932006v1, whole genome shotgun sequence genome contains these proteins:
- the LOC122428258 gene encoding UDP-glucuronosyltransferase 2C1-like isoform X2, with protein MKTVKGFCILFLLHLCLLDSGRTGKVLVWPADFSHWINLQVILEELHHHGHEITVLVPSQSVLIDHTKIPYNVEILQLSVTKETFMEELNTLLYEASFDVSKFSWWEMQIKLANIGRKFLLTFKRVCDSAVTNKELLSRLQAAKFDVCIADPLIFCGELVAELLNIPFIYTFRFSYGNVIERLCAGLPMPSSYIPGITSRLTDNMTFIQRLKNWLLYTVSDMIYSYYVFPEWDEYYSKVLGKPTTLCEIMGKADMWLFRSYWDFEFPQPYLPNTEFVGGLHCKPAKPLPKELEEFVQSSGKDGVVVFTLGSMLKNLSEEKSNMIASALAQIPQKVLWRYTGKKPETLGANTRLYKWIPQNDLLGHPKTRAFITHCGTNGIYEAIYHGVPMVGIPIFGDQHDNVVRMKAEGAAVEVDLHRMTSADLLNALKAVINNPL; from the exons ATGAAGACTGTGAAAGGCTTCTGCATCCTTTTCCTGCTGCATCTATGTCTCCTTGACTCTGGAAGGACAGGCAAAGTTCTTGTATGGCCTGCGGATTTTAGTCATTGGATTAATTTACAAGTTATTCTAGAAGAACTTCACCATCATGGGCATGAGATAACTGTCCTGGTACCTTCACAAAGTGTTCTGATTGATCATACCAAGATTCCCTATAATGTGGAGATCCTCCAGCTTTCGGTAACTAAAGAAACTTTCATGGAAGAGCTCAATACCCTTCTCTATGAAGCTTCTTTTGACGTGTCAAAATTCTCATggtgggaaatgcaaataaaactggcaaacataggcagaaaatttcttttaactttcaaAAGAGTGTGTGACAGTGCTGTCACAAACAAGGAGTTACTCAGCAGACTACAGGCAGCCAAGTTCGATGTATGTATTGCTGACCCTTTAATATTTTGTGGGGAATTGGTGGCTGAACTCctgaatattccatttatatacacTTTTCGGTTTTCCTATGGGAATGTCATTGAAAGACTGTGTGCTGGGCTTCCTATGCCATCTTCATATATTCCTGGTATCACATCAAGACTGACAGACAACATGACTTTTATACAGAGGCTGAAGAACTGGTTACTGTATACAGTGAGTGACATGATATATTCATATTATGTATTTCCAGAATGGGATGAATATTACAGCAAAGTTTTAG gaaaACCTACCACACTATGTGAGATAATGGGGAAAGCTGACATGTGGTTGTTTCGAAGTTACTGGGATTTTGAATTTCCTCAACCTTACTTACCTAATACTGAGTTTGTTGGAGGACTGCACTGCAAGCCTGCAAAACCCCTACCTAAG GAGCTCGAAGAGTTTGTTCAAAGCTCTGGAAAAGATGGAGTCGTGGTGTTTACTCTGGGGTCAATGCTCAAAAACCTCTCAGAAGAAAAGTCTAATATGATCGCATCAGCCCTCGCCCAGATTCCACAGAAG GTTCTGTGGAGATACACAGGAAAGAAACCAGAAACACTAGGAGCCAATACCCGGCTATATAAATGGATTCCACAAAATGATCTTCTTG gacaTCCCAAAACCAGAGCTTTTATCACTCACTGTGGAACCAACGGGATCTATGAAGCTATTTACCATGGGGTCCCTATGGTTGGAATTCCTATATTTGGTGATCAGCATGATAATGTTGTTCGTATGAAAGCCGAAGGGGCAGCTGTTGAAGTAGACTTGCACAGAATGACAAGTGCAGATCTGCTTAATGCATTGAAAGCAGTTATTAACAACCCTTTGTGA